Within the Rhodothermales bacterium genome, the region TACGAGGCGCTGATCGACGAGGTCGAACTGATCCGCGAGATCCGTCAGGCGAAGGCCGAGCTGGCGCGAGGCGAAGGGATTCCGCAAGAGCAGGTAGTCGCTGAGGTACGAGACCGTCTCGCTCGGTGAGGGTCGTATGGTCGCCTACTGCACGCCGGCAGGTTCTCGGCGCAGTCGAGCGAATCAGTGACGATTGGCCGAACGCCGCGACGGCTTGGTTCGATGGGCTAATTGAACGGACCTCTCTGCTGACGGATCTGCCGACTCAGGGTCGTGTCGTGCCCGAATGGGGTGACGACTCAGTCCGTGAGATCCTGTACGAGCCGTATCGGGTGGTCTACGAAATCCATGCGGACCGGGTCGAGATCCTGGTCCTTAGCCACTACCGCCAGCGGTTCCCTGACGAGAAGGGGTAGGAAGACGGGGCCG harbors:
- a CDS encoding type II toxin-antitoxin system RelE/ParE family toxin, with the protein product MRVVWSPTARRQVLGAVERISDDWPNAATAWFDGLIERTSLLTDLPTQGRVVPEWGDDSVREILYEPYRVVYEIHADRVEILVLSHYRQRFPDEKG